From a region of the Hymenobacter jejuensis genome:
- a CDS encoding 2Fe-2S iron-sulfur cluster-binding protein → MPTLTVQNLPGATLDVPAGATLLAALQAAGHDWMHACGAKGRCTTCRLQILAGGEHLTPLTASELRYRAAGRLLPHERLTCQAQLPEGEVTGKVPRATMLPHVQYAG, encoded by the coding sequence ATGCCCACTCTAACTGTGCAAAATCTGCCTGGAGCTACGCTGGACGTGCCCGCGGGCGCTACGTTGCTGGCCGCTTTGCAGGCCGCCGGCCACGACTGGATGCATGCCTGCGGCGCGAAAGGGCGGTGTACGACGTGCCGCCTACAGATACTAGCCGGCGGCGAACATCTAACGCCGCTTACGGCCTCCGAATTGCGTTACCGCGCAGCCGGCCGGCTACTTCCGCACGAACGGCTCACCTGCCAAGCCCAGTTGCCAGAGGGTGAAGTCACCGGCAAAGTGCCTCGGGCTACTATGTTGCCGCATGTGCAGTACGCCGGGTAA
- the rodA gene encoding rod shape-determining protein RodA, whose product MASLPARYSRSIDWVTVGLYVLLVGLGWLNVYAASYSPDAPANPLSHLSFGELMAFNWFKQILWIGTAVVLIVVLVVIDYKAYDTFAYVLYGGMILLLIATLFIARPIAGSRSWLELGPIRLQPAEFAKFTTALAVSQFMAGINLRQQNWRDQLTLAGLTLLPPLLIIASNETGQALVFGAFLLAYFREGMSPLILLIIAAAGIILVLALLVPKLWLLGAFTVILALVLALNTRVLRHHLPLAISIWALVIGMVFGVDFFFNNVLQPHQRKRIEVLLNPSADPLGVGWNVTQSKIAIGSGGFVGKGFLQGTQTKFDFVPEQSTDFIFCTVGEEWGWAGTLVTIGLFMTLLVRIIYVAERQKSVFGRTYGYCVASIIFFHFAVNIGMTIGLAPVVGIPLPFFSYGGSSLWSFTTLLFILLAIDAYRKQDLVR is encoded by the coding sequence ATGGCTTCATTACCAGCGCGTTATAGCCGAAGTATTGACTGGGTTACCGTCGGGCTTTACGTCCTGCTGGTCGGGCTGGGCTGGCTGAATGTGTACGCCGCCAGCTACTCGCCCGACGCACCCGCTAACCCCCTGAGCCACTTGAGCTTTGGCGAGCTGATGGCGTTCAACTGGTTCAAGCAGATCCTGTGGATCGGCACGGCTGTCGTGCTGATCGTGGTGCTGGTCGTGATTGATTACAAAGCTTACGACACGTTTGCCTACGTACTCTACGGGGGCATGATTTTGTTGCTCATTGCTACGCTGTTCATTGCGCGTCCCATCGCGGGTTCGCGCTCGTGGCTGGAACTGGGGCCAATTCGTCTGCAACCGGCTGAGTTTGCCAAGTTTACCACGGCGCTGGCCGTTTCGCAGTTTATGGCCGGCATCAACTTGCGGCAGCAAAATTGGCGCGATCAGCTCACGCTGGCCGGCCTGACGCTGCTGCCGCCGCTGCTCATCATCGCGTCCAACGAAACGGGGCAGGCGCTGGTGTTCGGAGCGTTTCTGCTGGCGTATTTTCGCGAGGGCATGTCGCCGCTCATCCTCCTGATTATTGCCGCTGCCGGCATTATTCTGGTATTGGCCCTGCTCGTTCCAAAGCTCTGGTTATTAGGTGCTTTCACCGTGATTTTGGCATTGGTCCTGGCGCTCAATACGCGGGTGCTCCGCCACCATTTGCCGCTGGCCATTTCCATTTGGGCGCTGGTAATAGGGATGGTATTTGGCGTTGATTTCTTCTTCAATAATGTATTGCAGCCGCACCAGCGCAAGCGCATTGAGGTGCTCCTCAACCCCTCGGCCGACCCGCTGGGCGTGGGCTGGAACGTTACGCAATCCAAGATTGCCATTGGTTCGGGCGGTTTCGTGGGCAAGGGCTTCCTGCAAGGCACCCAAACCAAATTCGACTTTGTGCCCGAACAAAGCACCGATTTCATCTTCTGCACGGTGGGCGAGGAGTGGGGGTGGGCCGGCACACTGGTCACGATCGGGCTGTTTATGACGTTGCTGGTCAGAATAATCTATGTGGCTGAGCGTCAGAAATCTGTGTTTGGGCGAACGTACGGCTACTGCGTAGCCAGCATCATCTTCTTTCACTTCGCCGTCAACATCGGCATGACCATCGGGTTGGCGCCGGTGGTAGGCATTCCGCTGCCTTTTTTTAGCTACGGTGGCTCGTCGTTGTGGTCCTTTACAACGCTGCTGTTTATTTTGCTGGCCATCGACGCGTACCGCAAGCAAGACTTGGTTCGCTAG
- the mrdA gene encoding penicillin-binding protein 2: MQYLEGRKYVVQAIFLTVALVFAARLFYIQVLDGSYKLAADRNTLQRLVQVPYRGLIYDRKGQLLVQNTPVYDLMVVPREVKQLDSARFCQLLQLPLEELRASMKAAKAFSRVKASPLVQNLSTPELAAIQDNLIDFPGFSIKARMARSYQTQNLAHALGYVGSIPPTFLEKPKYAKYSPGDFLGISGLESFYEPILMGRRGVQYRMVNVRGIEKGAFRGGEFDTLSVAGQDLHTSIDIDLQKYGEELMAGKRGSIVALDPKTGEILAFVSSPTFEPAMLSGKGMGNRYMDLLNNPERPLIDRPLTASYSPGSVFKLVNELVALQMGVVTPQTGFDCNWKLVRCTHRHEPPRNLSVAIKNSCNPYFYQVMRTALLRGRSRNAREDVRLGLSEWRRQVMSFGLGDKLGVDLLNERKGLIPSSDFYDKRYGLHRWNFRTIYSLSIGQGEMQVTGLQMANILATIANRGYYYTPHFVRGIGNGGPLPEYRERHYTSVDQRHFEDIIPGMQEVVDGRNGTGNLASLAQFGISVAGKTGTVQNPHGYDHATFAAFAPVEDPKIAIAVFIENAGFGGTSAAPMAALMMEKYLRGNVAPYRKRWEEWVMRPAESFIRTH, translated from the coding sequence TTGCAATACCTCGAAGGTCGCAAGTACGTAGTTCAGGCCATTTTCCTGACCGTCGCGCTGGTGTTTGCGGCTCGCCTTTTCTACATCCAAGTGCTCGACGGTAGCTACAAGCTGGCCGCCGACCGAAATACGCTGCAACGGTTGGTGCAGGTGCCGTATCGCGGCCTTATCTACGACCGCAAGGGCCAATTGCTTGTGCAAAATACGCCTGTGTACGACCTGATGGTGGTGCCGCGCGAAGTCAAGCAGCTCGATTCGGCGCGTTTCTGCCAATTGCTGCAATTGCCGCTCGAAGAGTTGCGCGCTTCTATGAAGGCCGCCAAAGCTTTTTCGCGCGTGAAGGCCTCGCCGCTCGTGCAAAACCTAAGCACGCCGGAGCTGGCCGCTATTCAGGACAATCTTATTGATTTTCCGGGCTTTAGCATCAAAGCGCGCATGGCCCGCTCGTACCAGACCCAGAATCTGGCGCACGCGCTGGGCTACGTGGGCTCCATTCCGCCGACCTTCCTGGAAAAGCCAAAGTACGCGAAGTACTCGCCCGGCGATTTCCTCGGAATTTCCGGGCTGGAATCTTTCTACGAACCCATTCTGATGGGGCGTCGGGGCGTGCAGTACCGCATGGTCAACGTCCGCGGCATCGAGAAAGGCGCTTTCCGCGGCGGCGAATTCGATACGCTGTCGGTAGCGGGCCAAGACCTGCATACCAGCATCGACATCGACTTACAGAAGTACGGCGAAGAGTTGATGGCCGGTAAGCGCGGCTCAATTGTAGCGCTCGACCCCAAAACCGGCGAGATTCTGGCCTTCGTTTCCTCTCCGACCTTCGAGCCGGCGATGCTCAGCGGCAAAGGCATGGGCAACCGCTACATGGACCTGCTCAACAACCCCGAGCGTCCGCTCATCGACCGGCCATTAACTGCCTCTTACTCACCGGGTTCTGTATTTAAACTAGTCAATGAGCTGGTGGCCCTGCAAATGGGCGTAGTCACGCCGCAAACGGGTTTCGACTGCAACTGGAAACTAGTGCGCTGCACGCACCGGCACGAGCCACCGCGCAACCTGAGCGTGGCCATCAAAAACAGTTGCAACCCGTATTTCTACCAAGTGATGCGGACCGCATTGCTGCGCGGCCGCTCGCGCAACGCCCGCGAAGATGTGCGGTTGGGGCTTTCGGAGTGGCGCCGACAGGTGATGTCGTTTGGTTTGGGCGACAAGTTGGGCGTGGATCTGCTGAACGAGCGCAAAGGCTTGATTCCATCGTCCGACTTCTACGACAAGCGCTACGGCCTGCATCGCTGGAACTTCCGCACGATTTATTCGCTCTCAATCGGGCAGGGCGAAATGCAGGTGACGGGTCTGCAAATGGCTAATATTCTGGCGACTATCGCCAACCGCGGCTATTATTACACGCCGCATTTTGTGCGCGGCATTGGCAACGGTGGCCCGCTGCCCGAGTACCGCGAGCGGCACTACACCAGCGTCGATCAGCGCCATTTTGAAGACATCATTCCCGGCATGCAGGAAGTAGTCGACGGCCGCAACGGCACGGGCAACCTGGCCAGCCTGGCGCAGTTTGGCATTTCGGTAGCCGGCAAAACCGGCACCGTGCAGAACCCGCACGGCTACGACCACGCCACATTTGCAGCCTTTGCGCCCGTCGAAGATCCCAAAATAGCCATTGCAGTCTTCATCGAAAATGCCGGTTTTGGCGGCACTTCGGCGGCTCCTATGGCGGCGCTGATGATGGAAAAATACCTACGCGGCAACGTTGCTCCTTACCGGAAGCGGTGGGAAGAATGGGTAATGCGGCCCGCAGAAAGTTTTATCAGAACACATTAG
- the mreC gene encoding rod shape-determining protein MreC: MRNLFAFLFRYRGILVFGLLEVLSLYLLIRNSAYQRAAFFNSANSYVGQVLDVRTRIYDYFRLVDVNRGLVAENALLRQQLYRSDLSNRVADSLPVSKDSVTQARLHVLGHPDSLLLGLRPLPAHDPDYPLIPARVINNSLRNVDNYITLNVGSRDGVKNGMGVVAAAGVVGRIKVTSEHYATATSLLHSKTLISAKIQRDGTQGAIKWLGDDPTHALLDNIPRQNKLVRGDTIVTSGFNAVFPEGILIGTIDSFVKEPDKNFWTVRVRLAVNFSNLTYVYVVSSRPKAERDTIETRAGMKPEEEDRP, translated from the coding sequence ATGAGAAATCTCTTTGCTTTCCTCTTCCGCTACCGGGGCATCCTGGTGTTCGGGCTGCTGGAAGTACTGAGCCTGTACCTCCTGATTCGCAACAGTGCGTATCAGCGGGCCGCCTTTTTCAATTCGGCCAATTCCTATGTGGGCCAGGTGCTGGACGTGCGGACCCGCATCTACGACTACTTTCGCCTCGTGGACGTTAACCGCGGCTTGGTGGCGGAAAACGCTTTGCTGCGCCAGCAACTCTACCGTTCCGATCTGTCGAACCGCGTGGCCGACTCGTTGCCCGTCAGCAAAGACAGCGTGACGCAGGCGCGCCTGCATGTGCTGGGCCACCCCGACTCGCTACTACTGGGGTTGCGTCCGTTGCCGGCCCACGACCCGGATTATCCACTGATTCCGGCCCGAGTTATCAACAATTCGCTTCGAAATGTGGATAACTACATCACTCTTAATGTGGGCAGCCGCGACGGGGTAAAGAACGGGATGGGTGTTGTGGCGGCGGCCGGGGTAGTGGGCCGCATCAAAGTGACGAGCGAACACTACGCCACGGCTACTTCGTTGCTGCACTCCAAAACCCTTATTTCGGCTAAAATTCAGCGCGACGGCACGCAGGGCGCCATCAAATGGCTGGGCGACGACCCGACCCACGCCTTGCTCGACAACATCCCGCGCCAGAACAAGCTCGTGCGCGGCGATACCATCGTGACGTCGGGTTTCAACGCGGTATTCCCCGAAGGGATTTTGATCGGCACCATCGACTCTTTTGTGAAGGAGCCCGACAAGAACTTCTGGACGGTGCGCGTGCGCTTGGCGGTCAATTTTTCCAACCTGACTTACGTGTACGTGGTCAGCAGCCGGCCCAAAGCCGAACGCGATACCATAGAGACGAGAGCAGGCATGAAACCGGAAGAGGAGGATCGGCCATGA
- a CDS encoding rod shape-determining protein produces MGFFNFLTSDIAIDLGTANTLIIHNDNIVVDEPSIIAKDRTTNKVIAVGRQAQQMHEKTHDNIRTIRPLKDGVIADFHAAEEMIKGMIRMIDTRRRLFQPSHRMVICIPSGITEVEKRAVRDSAEHAGAKEVWMIQEPMAAAIGIGIDVEQPIGSMIIDIGGGTTEIAVIALSGIVCDQSIKTAGDVFNQDILDYMRRQHNLLIGERSAERIKIEVGAALTELEITPPDFEVRGRDLMTGIPKVIKVTSSEIAIALDKSVAKIEEAVLKALEISPPELSADIYENGIHLTGGGALLRGLDKRLAVKTKLPIHIAEDPLRAVVRGTGAAIKNIAAFKSVLLT; encoded by the coding sequence ATGGGTTTCTTCAACTTCCTTACCAGCGACATTGCCATAGACCTGGGCACGGCCAATACGCTCATCATTCACAACGACAACATCGTGGTGGACGAGCCGAGCATCATCGCAAAAGATCGGACTACCAATAAAGTGATTGCCGTGGGTCGGCAGGCGCAGCAAATGCACGAAAAAACCCACGACAACATCCGTACCATTCGGCCGCTCAAAGACGGTGTAATCGCCGACTTCCACGCCGCTGAGGAAATGATCAAAGGCATGATCCGGATGATCGACACCCGGCGCCGCCTGTTTCAGCCTTCGCACCGCATGGTCATCTGCATTCCGTCGGGCATCACGGAAGTAGAAAAGCGCGCCGTTCGTGACTCCGCCGAGCACGCCGGAGCCAAGGAAGTCTGGATGATTCAGGAGCCCATGGCCGCCGCAATCGGCATTGGCATCGACGTGGAGCAGCCCATCGGCTCGATGATCATCGACATCGGCGGCGGTACTACCGAAATTGCGGTTATCGCCCTGTCGGGTATTGTGTGCGACCAGTCAATCAAGACGGCCGGCGACGTGTTCAACCAAGACATTCTCGATTACATGCGCCGCCAGCACAACCTGCTGATTGGCGAACGCTCGGCCGAGCGCATCAAAATCGAAGTAGGCGCCGCCCTCACCGAGCTCGAAATCACGCCGCCCGACTTTGAAGTCCGCGGCCGCGATTTGATGACGGGCATCCCGAAAGTGATCAAAGTAACGTCTTCCGAAATCGCCATTGCCCTCGATAAGTCGGTGGCCAAGATCGAAGAAGCCGTGTTGAAAGCGTTGGAAATCAGCCCACCCGAGTTGTCAGCCGACATCTACGAAAACGGCATTCATCTGACGGGCGGCGGCGCTTTGCTGCGGGGCCTCGACAAGCGCTTGGCCGTCAAGACCAAGCTACCGATTCACATTGCTGAAGATCCGTTGCGCGCCGTAGTGCGCGGCACCGGCGCGGCCATCAAAAACATTGCGGCCTTCAAGAGCGTGCTCTTGACCTAG
- the purH gene encoding bifunctional phosphoribosylaminoimidazolecarboxamide formyltransferase/IMP cyclohydrolase produces MQPQAIRSALVSVYYKDRLEPLVALLKEHGVQLYSTGGTQKFLEEQGAEVTAVESLTGFPAVFGGRVKTLHPKVFGGILQRRHEASDAQEAAQHEIPPIDLVIVDLYPFEETVASGAGEADVIEKIDIGGISLLRAAAKNYRDVLVVSGRDQYEAVTELLRTKNGATDLEDRRQYAAAAFEATSHYDTQIFQYMSQGTALAGTTLKVSQKPATPLRYGENPHQAGTFYGDLSALFEQLHGKQLSYNNLVDVDAAVALMAEFEDEQPACAILKHTNACGVAQAASVREAYVNALACDPVSAFGGVIIFNKPIDEPTAQELNKLFFEVLIAPEFDAAALPILQSKKNRILLRQKPVEFPRKQIKTLLNGIIEQDFDRQTETAADFKVVTQSAPTAEETEALVFAAKVCKHTKSNTIVLARPGQLLASGVGQTSRVDALKQAIEKARAFGFDLNGAVMASDAFFPFPDCVEIAAEAGIRAVVQPGGSIKDQDSIAACDRLGLAMVMTGVRHFKH; encoded by the coding sequence ATGCAGCCTCAAGCCATTCGCTCCGCCCTCGTTTCCGTGTATTACAAAGACCGATTAGAGCCGTTGGTAGCGCTGCTGAAGGAGCACGGCGTACAGCTGTATTCGACGGGCGGCACGCAGAAATTTCTGGAAGAGCAGGGCGCCGAAGTAACGGCCGTGGAGAGCCTGACGGGTTTCCCGGCGGTGTTTGGCGGCCGAGTTAAAACGCTGCACCCCAAAGTGTTTGGCGGAATTTTGCAGCGCCGCCACGAAGCCAGCGATGCGCAAGAAGCCGCACAGCACGAGATTCCGCCCATCGACCTAGTAATCGTGGATTTGTATCCGTTTGAGGAAACCGTAGCCTCCGGCGCCGGGGAAGCAGACGTAATCGAAAAGATTGACATCGGCGGCATCTCGTTGCTGCGCGCCGCCGCCAAAAATTATCGCGACGTGCTTGTGGTCAGTGGCCGCGACCAGTACGAAGCGGTTACCGAGTTGCTCCGCACCAAAAACGGCGCCACCGACCTGGAAGACCGGCGGCAGTATGCGGCGGCGGCGTTTGAGGCCACGTCGCATTACGACACCCAGATTTTTCAGTACATGAGCCAGGGTACCGCCCTGGCAGGTACAACCCTGAAAGTAAGTCAGAAGCCGGCCACGCCGCTGCGCTACGGCGAAAACCCGCACCAAGCCGGCACGTTCTACGGCGACTTGAGTGCGCTCTTCGAGCAGCTGCACGGTAAGCAATTGAGCTACAATAACTTAGTGGATGTAGATGCGGCCGTAGCTCTGATGGCCGAATTTGAAGATGAGCAGCCTGCCTGCGCCATTCTAAAGCACACTAACGCCTGCGGGGTGGCTCAGGCCGCTTCGGTGCGCGAGGCGTATGTGAACGCGCTGGCCTGCGATCCGGTGTCGGCGTTTGGCGGTGTGATCATCTTCAACAAGCCCATTGACGAGCCCACGGCGCAGGAGCTGAACAAGTTGTTCTTTGAAGTGCTGATTGCGCCGGAATTCGACGCGGCCGCCCTGCCGATTCTGCAAAGCAAGAAAAACCGCATCCTGCTCCGCCAGAAGCCCGTGGAGTTCCCGCGGAAGCAAATCAAAACGCTGCTCAACGGCATCATCGAGCAGGACTTCGACCGCCAGACCGAAACGGCCGCTGATTTTAAAGTTGTGACCCAATCGGCCCCAACGGCTGAGGAAACGGAGGCGCTGGTGTTTGCAGCCAAAGTTTGCAAGCACACCAAGAGCAATACCATTGTGCTGGCGCGGCCGGGCCAGCTGCTGGCTTCGGGCGTGGGCCAAACCTCCCGCGTCGACGCCTTAAAGCAGGCCATTGAGAAAGCGCGGGCGTTTGGTTTCGACCTAAATGGCGCCGTAATGGCCTCCGATGCCTTCTTTCCCTTCCCCGATTGCGTGGAAATTGCGGCCGAAGCCGGCATCAGGGCCGTGGTGCAGCCCGGTGGCTCCATCAAAGACCAAGACAGCATCGCCGCCTGCGACCGTTTGGGCCTGGCCATGGTCATGACCGGGGTGCGGCACTTCAAGCACTAA
- a CDS encoding acyl-CoA dehydrogenase, with translation MSIASQPSPPTAPPVDALPPLCPEMAAAQLAPRLAAHAIHSDYEGGFPSEELNWLREAGLLAAPLHKSLNINYLYDNLLYFSLRTLKHIGRGNLAVGRVYEGHVNALQLVQRFGQPEQLARWAADAEAGHLFGVWNTEAHDGVRLEPLADGRYRMHGSKTFGSGAGHVTRPLITGALPDGGWQMVVLPADQQSPVLDKSFWRPLGMRATASFKVDFTGLELNAEDLLGQPGDYYRQPWFSGGAIRFAAVQLGGAEAVFDETRLFLNQLHRTDDPYQRMRLGELALLVESGNQWLRSAAEHASRPAAIAEPEATVAYANLTRTAIEDICLRVLQLAERCVGARGLLRPLPFERLHRDLTHYLRQPAPDAAIADAGRFVLSEANIPAHALWND, from the coding sequence ATGTCAATTGCCTCACAACCTTCGCCCCCGACCGCGCCCCCGGTCGATGCGCTGCCGCCGCTCTGTCCGGAAATGGCAGCCGCCCAGCTCGCGCCGCGCCTAGCTGCTCATGCTATTCATTCTGACTATGAAGGCGGTTTTCCGAGCGAAGAGCTGAACTGGCTGCGCGAAGCAGGACTATTGGCTGCACCTTTGCACAAATCATTGAATATCAATTATTTATACGACAACCTCCTGTATTTTTCGCTGCGTACTCTCAAGCACATTGGGCGCGGCAATCTGGCGGTGGGGCGTGTGTACGAGGGGCATGTCAATGCGCTGCAGCTAGTCCAGCGGTTTGGCCAACCGGAACAACTGGCGCGTTGGGCCGCCGATGCCGAAGCGGGACATCTGTTTGGGGTTTGGAACACGGAAGCGCACGACGGCGTCCGGCTCGAGCCGCTGGCGGACGGGCGCTACCGGATGCACGGCAGCAAAACCTTTGGCTCCGGCGCCGGGCACGTCACGCGGCCTCTGATTACGGGAGCCCTGCCCGACGGCGGCTGGCAGATGGTTGTGTTGCCGGCCGACCAACAGTCGCCGGTGCTCGACAAATCATTTTGGCGGCCTTTGGGCATGCGGGCTACCGCCAGCTTTAAAGTCGATTTTACGGGGTTAGAACTCAACGCCGAGGATCTGCTGGGCCAGCCCGGCGATTATTACCGCCAGCCGTGGTTTAGCGGCGGTGCCATTCGGTTTGCCGCCGTGCAGTTGGGGGGCGCCGAGGCCGTATTTGATGAAACCCGCCTCTTTTTAAATCAGCTGCACCGCACCGACGACCCGTACCAGCGCATGCGGTTGGGGGAGTTGGCCCTGTTGGTCGAGAGCGGCAACCAGTGGCTACGCAGTGCCGCCGAACACGCTTCCCGGCCCGCCGCTATCGCAGAGCCAGAAGCCACCGTTGCCTATGCCAACCTCACCCGCACGGCCATCGAAGACATTTGTTTGCGGGTGCTGCAATTGGCCGAGCGCTGCGTAGGTGCCCGCGGTCTGCTGCGCCCGTTGCCCTTTGAGCGCTTGCACCGCGACCTGACCCATTATCTGCGCCAGCCCGCTCCGGATGCTGCTATCGCCGACGCCGGCCGCTTTGTGCTTTCCGAGGCAAACATCCCTGCTCATGCCCTCTGGAATGACTAA
- a CDS encoding PIG-L deacetylase family protein translates to MTNPQPISFKALPIRESAFAQTLGPTVVVAPHPDDESLGCGGLLALLRAEQVPVSAVLVSDGTMSHPNSQKFPPTARRSLREAEFQEALDLLGIAPEHKLLMRLPDGAVPGLQVPGFAEAVLQLISFFTATAPATVLVPWRRDPHPDHRATSQLVRAALAALPNAPRLLEYVVWAWERAAPHELPQTGEVEGWRIGIEPVLAQKQKAIAAHRSQLTNLIDDDPTGFQLAPQMLAHFAQPTEVYLEYTNY, encoded by the coding sequence ATGACTAATCCTCAGCCCATTAGCTTCAAGGCCCTACCCATCAGAGAATCCGCTTTTGCCCAAACGCTTGGTCCTACGGTGGTGGTGGCACCCCACCCCGACGATGAATCGCTGGGGTGTGGGGGCTTGTTGGCGTTGTTGAGAGCCGAGCAAGTGCCGGTGAGTGCCGTGCTGGTGAGCGATGGCACGATGTCGCATCCCAACTCACAGAAATTTCCGCCCACCGCCCGCCGATCGTTGCGCGAAGCAGAATTTCAGGAAGCGCTTGATTTACTAGGCATTGCCCCCGAACACAAGCTTCTGATGCGCTTGCCCGATGGCGCTGTGCCGGGCTTGCAGGTACCGGGCTTTGCAGAAGCCGTTTTGCAGCTTATTTCCTTCTTTACAGCTACTGCCCCGGCCACAGTGCTGGTGCCCTGGCGCCGCGATCCGCACCCTGACCATCGGGCAACCAGCCAGCTTGTGCGGGCGGCGCTGGCGGCGTTGCCCAACGCGCCGCGCCTACTGGAATACGTGGTGTGGGCCTGGGAACGGGCGGCCCCGCACGAGTTGCCCCAGACCGGGGAAGTGGAGGGATGGCGTATCGGCATTGAGCCGGTGCTGGCGCAAAAACAAAAAGCCATTGCCGCGCATCGCTCCCAGCTCACCAACCTAATCGACGACGACCCAACGGGATTTCAGCTGGCTCCGCAGATGTTGGCGCATTTTGCCCAGCCCACCGAGGTATACCTCGAATACACAAACTATTGA
- a CDS encoding class I SAM-dependent DNA methyltransferase, translating into MNKDQPNTLPPDYFAGVYQANADPWKFETSPYEHEKYATTLAALPRPRYGRAFEVGCSLGVLTEQLATRCDYLLAVDVAEAPLERARARCANLPQVEFRLMFLPNEFPDGGAFDLIMLSEVGYYWSLPDLERVATGLLDRLAPGGQLLLVHWTPVVHDYPLTGDEVHDFFLSQATVSGPLRHLHGQRYETYRLDLFEKR; encoded by the coding sequence ATGAATAAGGATCAGCCCAATACCCTGCCGCCCGACTATTTTGCCGGAGTTTATCAGGCCAACGCCGACCCGTGGAAATTTGAGACCAGCCCGTACGAGCACGAAAAATATGCGACTACGCTGGCCGCTTTGCCCCGGCCTCGCTACGGGCGGGCTTTTGAAGTGGGCTGCTCGTTGGGCGTCCTGACCGAGCAACTAGCAACGCGCTGCGACTACTTATTGGCCGTAGACGTAGCGGAGGCGCCTTTGGAGCGCGCCCGCGCCCGGTGCGCCAACTTGCCGCAGGTCGAATTTCGGCTGATGTTTCTGCCCAACGAGTTTCCGGACGGCGGCGCTTTTGATCTGATCATGCTGTCGGAAGTTGGCTATTACTGGAGCCTGCCCGACTTGGAACGTGTAGCCACAGGCCTGCTGGACCGTTTGGCGCCGGGAGGCCAGTTGTTGCTCGTACACTGGACCCCCGTCGTGCACGATTATCCGCTCACGGGCGACGAGGTGCATGATTTTTTTCTTTCTCAAGCAACTGTTTCGGGCCCTTTACGCCACCTGCACGGCCAGCGCTACGAAACCTACCGGCTCGATTTGTTTGAAAAGCGTTAG
- a CDS encoding glycosyltransferase: protein MEPVLPLRFQGGGEPMASAPRLYIGAPPASQLLATVIIPAKNEARHLKRALMALAAQTDLDGAPFDRRSYEIIVLANNCRDQTAEVARRFARTNPDVALHVVELTLPPAEAHVGRARRLLMDEAYRRLELHKLPNCFIASTDADTCVAPTWLAATHAELAAGADAVGGRILTIAGTCRASVASRRHHLRDAVYRLLRARLESLIDPDPADAWPRHQQHFGASFAITPQAYRQVGGLPVVQYLEDEALYQALRRHDLRVRHSPLVRVLTSDRQTGRVAVGLSWQLRQWSRLHQQQREPQVESGKCLLQEWQTRRQLRSLWATVRTAAVAPHRQTVRELSTSLGISAIKLALQLPQAATFGALWSWVAAERATAGLWEKRWPLVPLQQALDEVRQLIRHYERPVR from the coding sequence ATGGAACCTGTTTTACCCCTGCGCTTTCAGGGTGGGGGCGAGCCGATGGCATCGGCTCCTCGCTTGTACATCGGCGCGCCACCCGCCTCACAACTGCTAGCCACGGTTATCATTCCGGCCAAAAACGAAGCGCGCCATCTCAAGCGCGCCTTGATGGCGTTGGCAGCCCAAACCGACCTGGACGGTGCTCCGTTCGACCGTCGTAGCTACGAAATCATTGTGCTGGCCAACAACTGCCGCGACCAAACGGCCGAGGTGGCCCGGCGCTTTGCGCGAACCAACCCGGATGTGGCGCTGCACGTGGTGGAACTGACGCTTCCGCCTGCCGAGGCGCACGTAGGCCGAGCCCGGCGCTTGCTAATGGACGAAGCGTATCGGCGGTTGGAGTTGCATAAATTGCCTAACTGCTTCATTGCCAGCACCGATGCCGATACCTGTGTGGCGCCGACATGGCTCGCTGCCACGCACGCGGAGCTGGCTGCCGGCGCCGATGCCGTGGGCGGCCGGATTCTGACCATTGCGGGTACTTGCCGGGCTTCGGTGGCAAGTCGGCGGCACCACCTGCGCGACGCCGTGTACCGGTTGCTGCGGGCGCGCCTCGAAAGCCTGATCGACCCGGACCCGGCTGATGCGTGGCCGCGCCATCAACAGCATTTTGGGGCCAGCTTTGCCATTACGCCGCAGGCGTACCGACAGGTAGGCGGACTGCCAGTCGTGCAATATTTGGAAGATGAAGCGCTCTATCAAGCCCTACGCCGCCACGATCTGCGCGTGCGCCATAGCCCGTTGGTGCGTGTACTTACCTCCGACCGCCAAACGGGGCGCGTCGCGGTAGGGCTTTCGTGGCAGTTGCGCCAATGGTCGCGTCTGCACCAACAACAGCGTGAGCCTCAGGTAGAAAGCGGAAAATGCTTGCTTCAGGAGTGGCAGACGCGCAGGCAGTTGCGCTCGCTTTGGGCTACCGTGCGCACGGCAGCCGTCGCCCCCCACAGACAAACCGTACGTGAGCTAAGCACATCCTTGGGCATTTCAGCCATAAAATTGGCCTTGCAACTCCCGCAAGCGGCTACGTTTGGGGCGCTTTGGAGCTGGGTAGCGGCCGAGCGCGCTACCGCTGGCCTGTGGGAAAAGCGCTGGCCACTGGTGCCACTACAACAGGCCTTGGACGAAGTACGCCAGCTCATTAGGCACTACGAGCGGCCAGTACGCTAA